Genomic window (Culex pipiens pallens isolate TS chromosome 3, TS_CPP_V2, whole genome shotgun sequence):
aaaaaaagaattttaagaaaaataattgtaaattggTTCCGGTTTTCATTTACTTTGTGCCCCGGCAAGTGTGGCTGACAAAAGAATTTCGGACAATGAAAGCAATTTTTAAGTGctcgtatcattttttttctaaagtaacttaaaacaaataaaagaatAACTGTTCTTATCTTATGGTAAGTGTATTGAAACTATTCGTAGAAGGTTATTGGCCTTTCTGAAAGATCAATATAAACCATTGCAATCCtaaatcgaaaaatttgtcTTTTCATTTCTATATCTCAACTCCCTCAActtatgttttgttttggacCTActacctattttgggtctatcaaacttaattcaacgaaattgtgcatttcaccaaatctgtcaggaatctgccacttgagaatgattcgtgctgtcattatcttcattttggtgggcaaAAATAATTCACTTTTTGCTCTTAAATTAGAAATAATGCAATTAATATATCACTCttcactttttgccttcctcaccttactgaggaaaggctataaaatcactcgaaaaatgaacttcttaatttgacctcgtgacccaccttcacgtataactatcgactcagaatcaaattctgagcaaatgtctctgtgtgtggtgggatgttgatctattaataattatgcagtttagttaagtacttcaaaagttatgctaaaaaacgatcttGACAGTAttgtcgaaaaagaaaaacagaattTTTCTACTTCACCAACGTTTCGGCCTTTATTTTGTGGCCTAAAGTATTGTAAAACAACAGTTGAATGTTGTTGTCACTTTGTACTGTACAACGTATAATTGCTAACTGTGTGACTTTATTTGAACAAACATTGATGTGCAGTGCAGCAAACGTAAAGGACAGTTTCACAGtaggactaaaacatttttgacaataAACAGACAACTATAAACCCCAGAAGAAGGCCACAAAATAAAGTCCGAAACGTCGGTGAAGTAGAAAAATTCTGATTCATTTTAGCGTactttaggggtcatacttaagctcgacaaacaAAAACGAggcaacttcggataatcgtggtTCGATTagccgaagtgaattttttccgaggccttcggataatcgagtctggacttattcgaattaaaaactaacttaatccacctatgtggttggagccttcctcacaacaatggctgtacacaaatttcatctattttttagatccggcatcaaaaaagtacataaatatcacttaagtggtcatatctcgagacagggttgccagatcttcaatgttttagactcgttggaaaggtctttttttatataacctaaccaacgttgggtcggatggtgaatccggacatagtttacatacatttaagtgagatccggcttccaaaaagtacatcaatatcatttaaggggccatatctcgagacagggttgccagatcttcaatgttttagactcgttggaaagatcttttgataatctaaccaacgtcgggtcggatagtggagccggacatagtttacatacatttaagtgagatcaggcttaaaaaaagtacataaatgtcacttaagtgaccatatctcgagacagggttgccagatcttcaatgttttggactcgttggaaaggtcttttgataacctaaccaacgatgggtcggaagatcgacccggacatagtttacatacatttaagtgagatccgaatatatgtgaaaacagatttttatacataacataatcgaaacttcaatctgtataaaactcgatctatgggaccctaaaccaagtcgaatgcaacaggttcgggtcaaatcggttcagccagtgccgagaaacatgagctagtttgttggtcacatacatacatacacacacacatacacacagacatttgttcagttttcgattctgagtcgatatgtatacatgaatgtGGGTCTACGATTTGGTCTACGACGTGTTTatacaaagtttatttttagagcaggattatagccttacctcagtgaggaaggcaaaaagcactcatccgtcaaaatcagttgtcaaactgttGTTTCAACCCCATTGTTCGACAATTTTCGAACACGTGGTAACAAGGTTTTGAAAGCTGTCCAATTAGCGAATTTGGATTCGCTCATTCGAATGCAGTTCCATCCCAATTAGCGAATTCGATCTGTAttatgaccctttgtacgaccacaacattctatcacaaaacttcaccaattttcaaaataaccacTTAGTTCcgcattatttctaactaaacgAAAGGGCccataaatttaattcaaaacagTAATCAGGTGACAGCGATcaggtgacagcgctttagtgccttttcataatttaattaattttaattatgtatagtagggtgggtacgtttttcaaaaagttcttggatcaagttttagtatggttccccttgtagggcatgcccatagggactttcatgccaaatatcagctcatttggttgtaaactggctgcgcgcatcagggttaaagtttacatgggaattactatgggaaattggaactttttgttcaaacgctcctacaggtctgggaaaatcacgcgccaacttctggtatggtcaggcctatggggaatggtctggagaacacttttcccgaagagagcatatggattctttgtccctagacctggcgcatcggcaaacaatccgatgtctccggaatcaacggttttcctcaaaaagcatcaaattttccttagcatgctatgaaagctcgatgaacaccgcgacgccatacgtcaggcagctaccacgtgggtgagaaacggctggaatatttaattgcaaaccttcttttaactagaaaatgatcatttcgagtaatcctgatattatttagtcgaattcagaatctttgcatagcaaatttgtatttttttgcaaatatttcaaccacgtggtagctgcctgacgtatggcgtcgcggtgttcatcgagctttcatagcatgctaaggaaaatttgatgctttttgaggaaaaccgttgattccggagacatcggattgtttgccgatgcgccaggtctagggacaacgaatccatatgctctcttcgggaaaagtgttctccagaccattccccataggcctgaccataccagaagttggcgcgtgattttcccagacctgtaggagcgtttgaacaaaaagttccaattttccatagtaattcccatgtaaactttaaccctgatgcgcgcagccagtttacaaccaaatgagctgatatttggcatgaaagtccctatgggcatgccttacaaggggaaccatactaaaacttgatccgagaactttttgaaaaacgtacccaccctaatgtataGTCCAATAAGGCTAGGCCTAGAAACCAGTGaaaacaaatataatttaacccaaaaattacgaaattatcgtcacagtgtcctgatgcaaacattgatcgagctcgagctgtcaaagccctgcgaagtatgttggctgacatatcgggcggtcagtaaaAACAACTAGcaagaagtcgcctgacaaaaaaacttttgctagaaagagataggaaatctgatgcaaacaaacgtccagctgccatgtaaccataatttgaatgtgttagtaaatttctgactagaaagccttatttcgtgcttgccatttcattagggcacaaaacttttgtaaacaagagtgtatccctctcacaccttatgcaaactgtcatttgagtgaaagggatacactattgtttacaaaagttttgtgcccttttgaaatgttaggctccatttgttctgaataatttaatgaaaattttactaaattttcacAGTCAAAATTGTAAGATTGTACACAattatttatagaaaaaaaaaactgaaatacataaaaaaataaaggataactttattcagttttttttttctaaaaaaggcATGACTTCAGAAATCGTATGGTTGTGTAAATGAAACGTAgtgattttcaatagggacttatgggaccccaaacaGACTGTAAGCTGTTTTTAAGGTAAAAGTTcaataatttcttcaaaatgaggaaatcttaaaaaaaactgtaataggaatttttttttgcctaaaaatctacatttttgctGACTACGCTCCCCTACATGACGAATTTCTCAGCACACTCTTCACAAGAATAGCGCGCGCACTGTTTTGATAGCTTCTTATCAATGGCTTTGGAAAATCACGCCGATCATTCCAGCCGAATCGCTCGATCGTACAGAGTTGAGTCAATCGCGAGACGGAGTGTTttatttgtttcgaaaaaatggcCAAACCATTCTTTTtgggcttgattttttttgttttatttcaacaGTGTTTGTGTAGTCCAGCATTTCGAGAGGTATTTTTTCCAATGAGCACGCTTTTTTGTTgctaaactttttattttccagCATGAAACTGCTGGAGCACGGGTTAAGCGCCAGTTTTCGCTTAACTTTGGCGCGACCCATCAGCAAGACGAGGGCACGGACGTGACGGGTGAGGCCATCGCACGGCTGTGGCGCAGCCAAAGCGGAAACACCGAGGTGCAAGGTTCGGCCAGCTACAACCAGCACTTTGGAGGATTCGCAGGAGATGGTAAAGCGCGGATTGGCGGGATGCTTACGCTGACGCATAATTATtagcaaaatttaaaagtttgtgTTGAATTAGATTTTTGGTAACATTTAAGGAGACTTGTTTCTTTCTTGTAGGACCCGACTATCGTCTCAAACTAAAGGTGGTGTTCAGTTAGCAAGGCTTTCTCTAGTGATGAATCAACAAAACTGTTCAGCCAGTTATCGAGCACGAACCCAGCTCACCTCTATTTACAACCAATTTCTAGTGTTGAACGATTTTATAGAATAATAAAGATATTAGTTTCTCAATCAATCATCAGCTGCTTACTTGAGTTCGTGAATCTGCGCCGGTGGCCAGGCCCACTGGGTGGCTGGAGCTTGCTTGACCAGCGGTTCCCACGGCTTCCAGCCGAGCATCTTTCGGGCCAGAACCAGCTCGTTCTCGGCCTGGATAATGAGCTCCTCGACCTGGCCACAGTTGACCTTCTGCTCGATTTCCTTCACCGACGAGGTCTGACAAATGAAAGCAAATTATTAATAActtttttccataaatattCTAAATCAACTCACCGAGGCCACAATCTTGGCCCGCTCGCCGACGATCTGCTCCGTGTACCGGCGATAGGCCGCCTCCTGAGGCATCTTGGCAACGGCACGCAGAATCTTGTTGTACAGCGCCGTCAGCGTGTGGTGCGGGTTCTTGGCGACGGCCATTCCGGTCAGTCCGGTTGCCTGCAGGAAGGAAGGGATGGTAGAGATCAAAACAAATCCATTTGCGTGAGAAGGACTTATGACATAATCAGGCCGGAGGAAGTTGGAAGGATTGGGCGAAGTAAAATTGGTTTTATAAAAGCAATATGAACTTTTCTTACCTTTTTAATTGCTCCCGACATGCTGGCACAGCAGATTTTAACTAttatcttaaaaattataacaatttaGTAACATTAAAAGcgattttagagaaaaatttacTTGCCTGTGCAACAAAACGCTAAAGACAACAATCGCCGATGAAAGATGACAGTTCTCCGTTGTGCCGAACGATGTCAGGGTTGGATTGTACCGACAAACGATGATGTCAATTGTCAGGGGTGGATTTATGATCGCACGCtgcacttaaaatatttttttctcagttattttttttcatatttctccAAAACCGAATCAttgaaaaatctagagttttatttaaaaaggtcctataaacgtaTAATAACACATAAGCTTAtagcaacttaaaaaaaaactctggaaagaTAAAGTACACTCAACcgccggtggttggtcactttttcgtttgacacttttttagttggtaccccgttggttggtcatagtcaaactaaaaagtaacgaactgtcactttttacacggcgctcacgcacactatcaaaacaaacgatggtagtgtgtgtgaactccgtgtaaaaggggtgtcaaactaaaaagtgatcccGTTCGTtagacaacagttggtgtcaaaccatcggggtttgagtgtagttttTATTTCACTCATTATATTGCATGAAGTTTTTACAATCAGCCCCGGTCGGTGGTTGcttactttttcgtttgacactttttaagtTTGTACCTCGTTATTttcatttagttatttttttttgttttttttttaaagaaacagttttagacttttttttaaaaaagtcctaTAATGAACAATATAGCTCTTATGGAGCGAAccgtcaaaaaacaaaatcaaattattcgctctacagcattaccttggcgttctcgattgcgagattcctactcgaaactaggtgcccgaaggcttgattgttgaggcaattgcaaacctctttttcaccttagcttccatccacccctggattcaaactgacgaccttgggattgttagtccaactacctatcagcgactccaccgagacaggacccagggagacgactcctgcacctggactgagctaacgacctagcCTTTAGGCATAGACTAATTATATATAGATATGCCACTCCCCTGTTGGGGCTGGTGACACTACCGCCACGCCAAAATTGCACCTGGTGGCAATTCACAGGTACTAATTTTGGATATTTCCGAAGGGAACATTATTTTCTCCCCAGTTTTAGTTCAGAGGGTTCTAAATATCATAGCAACCTGCCTGCTATTTCGAAACTTTGTTGACATTCAAATGTCAAATTCGAGAGTTCGCTCGCTCGAATATTCCGGTGAgccgtttatttaaattccTGCTAAATGTCTGTTCCGGAAGTCGCTTATCCCGAAGAAGCAAGCAACAGTTACCGTTCCAATTGCTGCCAATGAATCCGTGTGAGCCGTGTATGCAGATCATGCAGATGGGTGAGGAGAAAACTCAACAAAAAAGTTCCGAGGACGTTCAAAACTTATAGCAGCTTATAATCCGTCTCACATTTTCAGGCTCGAGAAACCACTGCCGCcttctttaattttttccaaGACATATTTTAAAGCGGTCTACCAAAATCCGTTGCCTTGTTTTCAACGGCGTGCTTACCTCCAACAAGGGTAATTTGGTAATGCCCGGTTCAGTGCCGTAGCCAGGCTCAAGTCCTTCCCGACGAGCTCACCAGCAGAGTCTTGGACCAAAAGCACCACGTGATGGACAAGAACACTAGACTAGGAATCGGTCTATTGCGACGCTACGGGCATAACCGAACACCGCCAGCGGAGTTGGACGTGCATTGCAGTCAGCGCGTTCGGTGTCAGTGGGCAAGCTTTGGAACGGGAACGGAAGCCCAGGTGACTACGCACGTCGAAGAACAGTTGCAATCTGAAATGTCACGCACGTATACATACACACGAAACTCAACTCATCCTCAACCAGACCAAAAGTGACCACCAGGACGAGATGCACGGACTTCTACTGAAGAGATCTAATCCAAAAAGAACGCCCCCACACGGAACGGGGGCGATTTGTATACCATTTTTGGTGCGCAGAAGCGGTCGACGAAGCACAACTCGATCCTCGTACAGGATGGTTGATCAGTGGTCGTCGTGAGGACTCAAAGCGGCATTGCGCTCTCCACGAACGCACATAGGACCGTGTCCGCGACGCTTGGCGTGGAAAAGCAGTGCGCTAGCGTGAGGCGGTTGGAGTATGCGTCGCGAAGGCGTGAAAACGCAGTGCGCGAACGCTGGGTAAACGGTGCGAGGGCCTAGGAACGCGGTACCCGAAGACAAGATGTGAGCATGCGGCAAGGTAGCAGAAGCGAGTGTGGTCTGGGTAGCGAAAGGATGGGCCCATCTGTTCATTAGAATAAGGAAGTAGGGATAACAGTTTGGCAGGAGAAACCATAATATGTAAACTACTCGaataaaaaatggcaatttagtTTACACGCACACAattattttgagttattttggCTTATTAGTCGGGAGCGTCTGCGATTTCGCTCGGCTGAACGGATCCTCATCAACAATGGTGAAATTATATTCTCCTCCCTCCCCCCCAACCGAAATCCTAGCTCCACTTCTGGACCGGTTCCTCAGGCACAAAGCCCAAGAAGCATATAATTACTGACTGCAGGCACGCGGGAATACGTCATCAACTTTATACGCTAGCAAGAAGTGCGGTTTACGGAAATGGAACGTACCAAAGTGTTAAAAAAGGATCTGCTCATTTAACGATAACGAACAAGCAGTCATCCTCCAATAATAGTTCTCTACGGCAGTCTTTGTCAAGGCATTACGCTCCAAGAACCACGTTATGCAGCAGAGCAATATTAAACAATGTCTCTTACAAATcttattattttgatataaCAGCGTTTATAATAAAAAGATTAATTATAAATCAAGCTGTTCATATTTTCCATTTTGAGGCTCTGTATGATTTCTGAGCTTCAACTGGTCAGCCTTGTTGTGTAGGAGACGGTGGCGGACGCTCTCATTCCGATTCACAATATCAAAGCTGATTGTTTTCTTGATGTGCCAGCTTCAAGTAATGACCTTGCTgaagtttttgtcattttttatctGAAAGAAAGTAAAATGTATCTTTCTCACATAATAAGCCTAGCGATGCTGTTTGTAAACTACCCTTACCAAACAAACGTTTTCACGTAGGGTGGTTTGTTTTTCAGCTTGGTCACCGTCAGTGCCACCAAACGAGATGTTTCCTCCCAGGTGGTGGGGACCATATTGGAGCAGCACAGTCCAAAGCGAGTTCGCAATCGAGCGAGCACTGTCCGCGATCATCTTAATTGTGTTTTGATTCGCTGCTCGGAATCTTACTGCTAGGAATCGTCGTTAAGATCGTCGTACGCCTAGAGGGCGAGATATTCCACGTTTCGggattgaaaaggtttaattacAAAAACAGATTGTTCTAAGCCGAAAAAACCGCTGACACtttgtcaaaaacaaaacaaactttcaACAAGGCAAGTGCACAGGATGCTTAGATTTTTCCAAACAATTTAGTACCTGTAACTCGACTGTGGTGGCGCTCGGAGCGCTAAAGGGGTGTCGCCAACtggatgtatggaaaaatcacGAAGTGAGACATCTAGGTAATTAATAATCTAtgctttaggttagaccgggaccaatatttacttccccatccgacgggaggcgtggtcagacaaatctcatcgcaaaatttgccaccgggaccttctggaaatgaacccaggccgactgggtgagaggcaaccacgcttacccctacaccacgggaaATGTCGAAATACCACTCAGATCGGGTATTCCACACTCAAACTAGactaaaatttagttgaatttgtgGAATGAGACTGTTCTCAGTTCTCACAattgtcttttgcaagcagTACCAGATTATTCGACTCCCCCAGCAAATGATAATTATTTAAATCCTTGTTTAAATCAGTAATAACTTGTAAAGTTTGACATTTGGAGGAGTGGAAAAAAAGGAATCGTGCTGCAAacaataacccaaaaaaattaTCTTGTGTTAGCGTGTAACCATCGAATATTCTTTGTCGGTACAACTTGGTCCAACTTTCCAGCCCGTTCCTTCCagctattttttgttttattttcccaCATCAAAAGTTTGACTCATCAAATCGTCGTCAGTTTGCGTGTTTCTTTCCAATCGTGCGTAAATTTGGCCACTTTTTGAAAGAATTCCCCGAATATCTGTTGCCTGGAGCAGTTGTGGAAAGCCCTGTTACTCGATTCCTTGAAAACAGCCCGTCTGGCAGTGGATTAAGCCTGTTTCAGAGCAGTTTATTCTTGAGCAAGTACCGGAGAACACCCCCGAGGGTCATTTCCAGTCGtccaaaatg
Coding sequences:
- the LOC120430784 gene encoding uncharacterized protein LOC120430784 isoform X1, translated to MAKPFFLGLIFFVLFQQCLCSPAFREHETAGARVKRQFSLNFGATHQQDEGTDVTGEAIARLWRSQSGNTEVQGSASYNQHFGGFAGDGKARIGGMLTLTHNY
- the LOC120430784 gene encoding uncharacterized protein LOC120430784 isoform X2, translating into MAKPFFLGLIFFVLFQQCLCSPAFREHETAGARVKRQFSLNFGATHQQDEGTDVTGEAIARLWRSQSGNTEVQGSASYNQHFGGFAGDGPDYRLKLKVVFS
- the LOC120430782 gene encoding NADH dehydrogenase [ubiquinone] 1 alpha subcomplex subunit 5, which produces MSGAIKKATGLTGMAVAKNPHHTLTALYNKILRAVAKMPQEAAYRRYTEQIVGERAKIVASTSSVKEIEQKVNCGQVEELIIQAENELVLARKMLGWKPWEPLVKQAPATQWAWPPAQIHELK